DNA sequence from the Saccopteryx leptura isolate mSacLep1 chromosome 4, mSacLep1_pri_phased_curated, whole genome shotgun sequence genome:
AGGCCGCCCCTGCCAGGACAGAGAACACTGCTTACAGTGAGGCTGACCTGGGGACCCTCCTGCCCCACCGGGCCCTGCAGCTAGGGCCACTTCTTCTCAGTAGAAGGTACCTGGGGAGCCaagcgcgcccccccccccccccatgccccagAAACTAAGAGAGGAGCAAGGTACGGGTGTTTTATTTACAAAGCGAAGTGCTTTTGCCCAGTGTGGCTGCTTCAGCAAGGCTGGGAGGTGGAACAGAcgcccaggctgggctgggagcacCACTTTCCGTAATAGGCTGGGCAGGCACTGCAAAAACTTGCCAGCagctttgttgagaattttgcgAGACATAGGGCCATAGAGGAGACTGTGGGTGGTGACTGTCCTGCCTGCGGTGGCTCTGCTGTTGTCGTTCTGCATATTCGGCGGGTATTTCCAAACCAGCCCCAGGAACTGCCTGCAGACCATACTGGGAGTGGAGAAAAGGAGGCTTTCAAAGCACAGGCAAGAGCAGCAGCCTGAGCCCGAACAGGCAGAGCCACCAGGATCAGAAGAGGCCTCTTGGGGACGGTTTCAGCACAGAAGCCCCCAACCAAGCCAGTGGCCCAGAGAGGTCTGTGGTTGGTAGTGTCACATGTAAGTGGGGAAGTGGACAGCAGCCCCACCCGAGACACGAGGACTGCAGCAGTTTGACTTTGAATGGTGCCCAGTACTTTTGGACCCAGCCCTGTCCTTAAGTCTCCAGGTAGTGGGAGAAGAAAGGGGATGCCCTTCTGTGCCCAGCCCTGGGCATGCAGTCGGGACCAAAGAACAGAGTAGCCAAGGAGTCACTTCACTGTCCCTTCAACAACTCCATCTACAGCTGGGCCATGGCCCTGACTGTCCTTGGGGACCAAGCCCCAGTGGGGTAAAGTGATTTTGAAGCTTCATCCATAGATcacacagaaaaggaaattaacCAATTAAAGCAAACAGCCAAAATGAATAGTACAGCATCCTACCCAAACTGGCTCTTCTCTAGGCCCTGGAGCTGGCAcagagggcaggagcaggaatGGGTCAAGTGTAACAAAGGCGTCCTCCGTGAGAACCACTACTCCCTGGTCTGAGTGTGTGTACCTACCCACTTGGGGAGTCAGGCAGCGTCAGGGCCTCCACCAGCCCATGAGACTCAAAGAGGAGGATCTGAGCCCCCAGATGGGTGAGAATGTCCTGAGTCTAGAGAGCCAGGCCCAGCACCACAGGCTACCCACTGAccaactgggcagggcccagCTAGCCCTGTGACTGCCCCAGGCAGTGGAGATGATGGGATGCCCATTTGCCCCGTACAGTCAGAAAGGGTCACAAACACGCTAGAAAACACTCCCACAGAATTTCAGGGCCCACTCTCAGCTCATGAGCACAGACAGCCAGGGGGTGACAGACACGTGGTACAGGAGCCACCTCAGGAAGAAGATGGGAGCAGCTTCTCCAGGGCCTTTTTCTGCTTCTCAGTGGCTGCAGCCACAGCCTCAGCCAGCTTCTCCTCGGGCATCATCTTGAGCGCCTTGAGGGCGAAGAGGAGCTGGTATTTGGCTGTACTGATGAAGGCGTTGCTCAGGAAGTTGGGAAAGCCACCAACTCGGTCCTTCTGGGTGTAGAGCGGAACCCGCACAAGACCCAGCACCTGCACAAAAAGAACAGGGTTGGAGCCAGGCCCCACACCAATAGCACAGCCCTTGCAGAAGGGACCTGTGAACTGCTAGGCCAGGGAAAGGAAGCCGGGTTGCCAAGGACAATGGGAGACCAAGGCTGGGTCTGCTAGGCAGAAGCCAGCCCGCTGCTTTGGAGTGgtgcagccctcccctccccaagcgAGTTTCAAGGCCACCTCATGCACTTAGCACCCTCTGCATCCTCAAGTTCCAGCCTCATTCGCTGGCACAAAGCCCTCCAGCCCGCACCCCATGCTCCACTTCTAGCCGGTGAACCCCAAGCACACTGTCACTCCTGGCACCTCCAGCCCGTAACACCCCCAAATCACAAGAGCCTTCAGCCCCCACACAGTGAGGTCCCAACCTCCTTCATTACCAGCCCGACAAGTCCCCTTTTCAGCTCTTCAATTTCCCACCACCTCGAGCAGGTCCCGCACCATCCCAAATCCCAACCAatcccactccccactcccaggaTTGGCAATGGCAGGCAGCAAGGCAGATGGAACACAGCCCCGAGGGGGCCCCGGTCTCCCACCCACACCTCAGCCCGGCAAGGGGACCCTCAAGAGGACGTGTTACCCATCGATGCCTTCCGCGGGGCCAGAGCCAAagcccggggtggggggcggggcccgGGCGGCGGCCCCACCTCCAGGCCGTGGTCGCGCGAGTGCACCGCGCTAATCTCCACGGCGTGCAGCTGCTCCAGCGTCAGCTGCCGCGCGTACAGGTGAGCCACGACGCGGTGCGGGCCCTCGGTCAGGTGCGAGCTCAGGTAGTCGGCCTCGGTGAGGCGCAGGCAGCCCAGACCCAGGCCCAGCACCCGGTTCAGTCCGTCCTCCAGGGACCAGAAGCGCCGGTCCACGAAGCCCCCGGGGAAGCCCAGCAGCCCGTCGAAGCGCATCTGCATCTACAAGGGAGCGCCGGGTCACGGGCGCGGGTCCGAGCGGCGCCCCGGCCCCCGTCCGCCCGCCCGCGTCCTCACCAACACCGAGAAGCGCATGGGGATGCGGCCGAAAAGCTGCCCGGGGTTCGCAGCGTACAGCATGGCGTGGCACGAGTGGCTCCAGCCCGGCCCGAGGCGCATCGCCTCCACCCGGCTGATTTGCTTCAACTCTGGAACCGCTGCGGACATCTTGACTCTGCCCCCGGCACTCGGGGCCCCTCCTCTTATGTGCGTGCGTTGACCCGCCCCCGCAGCACCTGACCAATCCACAGGCAGCGTGCCCCTCTCCGCCAATTGCAGATGCGTATCGGGACGGAGCCCACCATGACGCACAGACACGTCGTTGAGAGGCGCAAAGGGCGTGTGCAAAGGGAGGACAGGTGCGCCCCTCAGCCTGCACCCAATAGCTGCGAACTCCGAGCGGTCGCTCAGCCCGTGGCACTCGAAAACCACAATGCCCAGGATGCAACGTGCCAGCCGCGCTCTTGGAGGTCCGAGCTAGACCTCAGGGGCTAGGGACGTAAGGCTTCAGGCCTGTTGTGCGCGGAGCCTGCAGGCCGGGGATGGTGAAAGATCGGGGTTCAGACTGCCCGTCGAAAAGAAGGCAGCACGTTGCCCTTGGCGAGGCCGAGTCGCGTGCCCTACCCTAGCGCATCCTTGGGCACGTGGAcgcctcctgcctcccccagaAGGACTCTGCTTAGTCCTGCAACCAGAGAACACAACCCTTCCCTGCAGGCACACCAACCCCACAGTCCTGGGCACCTACAACCCGCGAAGTACTCCAAAGGTCACTGCTGCTCTACCTGACTGCGTAACAGCACGAAAGAAGGGCCTGGTGGGGCTCCAACTGCCCCCCAGTCCGAGTCCACGCTCAGCCCTGACCTGCGGTGGATAGTGAAAAGCCCTGGGGCTCCCTACACTCAGTTGGCTAAGGCCTGAGTGACTTAAGTACCAAGCTCCCAGCCCAGTGCGCCAAGTATCTTCCAAATCAGGGATCATATGCCAGGTACTGTTGGAGGAAATGGGGTCTTCTCAATTTCccgaagagaagaaagaggacgTGGGCTCATAGGGGCAGGACTTGCCTAAGGGCGCTCTGTAGTTGGTAATAGAGCCAGGATACTACCCTAGATTTTCGCTGTCTCTTACTAAGTATCCACAACAGAAAACCTCCTGCCTTCCACCTCAAGTACTTGACCCATTGTGCAGGAGAAAAGTTGCAGGGTTCCTGAGTTCTGGTGCCACTCACTCCACCAGCTAGCCAAAACTCCCATTTGCCTCCCCACTGTGAGCATGGGTTTGCTAATTGAAGAAACTCGGATGAGTGCCGGGGCACAGTCTGGGGAGAGCCATGCAGTGAGGTCAGGGTGTGTGGCAAGGGGAAGGCTACCCTGAACAAGGCTGAGCAGATGAGAGAGGCGGGAGAGGGCAGGCAAGGGTTGGTGGGATCCACCAGAAACTCACATTTGGTCCCTGTGTGTTCTGTCAGGAGGTATGCAGGATTAGGATCCAGAGGAAGACTCTCCCTGTGGTCCTCGCCAGAGTCAGGGCTCAGAGGGGGTAGCTGTGGCTGACAGGAGGAGGCCGGGTCCCAGGGCAAGTAACTGTGTCTGAAGGGGAGAAGTCACGGAGGGGAAGGGCCCATAAAGAGAGGGCCGCGTGTCCAGGCTGCAGGGCGTGACccacacccagggccaatgtgcagCACCGAGGAACGGCACCCTGCGCCCGACTCCTCCCTGACACCAGACATTACGAAGGAGATGGGTGTTTGGGGGAAGTAAGGAGATCCAGTTTAGTCCCTGTAAGAACTCATCTGACCCTGAGCACCTTTCTAAGCAACCTTTCTACCCACACTAGGACCATGCCAGACCCAGAACACTGGTTCCATTCTCGAGTGCCTGAATTAAAGGGGCCTGTGGAGGCAACTTGGAACTGTGTCTGCAAAGGAGCTGGGGGCCCTGCTGACCAGCGGTGGTACAAACAGCTGCCTGGGCATTCTGGGGCATCTTCTCCCTACTGGGAACCCACTTGCTGGAAAGGGAAGACAAGTCAAGCAGAGTTCCCAGTCAGATTCCAGCATCATGGCAGTTAAAACTGCCCTCCAATCCATTCCACACATGACATCTGGAATGAGTCACTCCCTTCCTTAAACACCTGTTTAGAATAAAACTCTGTCCCTACAAGGTCTTGCAGTATCTGCACCACATCCCCCAATTCCGATGCTCCGGCCACTTGCACTTCTTTCCACTTAGTGGACACCCTAGGCTCGCTCCTCCTTCCGGGCCTTTGCACAGACTGTACAAGCTACATGGGTGCTCTTCCAGACCACGGGTTAAATTAAGCCCCCATGTGACTCCATCTTGTCATCTGCTCTCTTCCTAATACTGTAGTAACCGAATCTAGGAAGACGTGGATTTACTTGTGCAGATTCACTGACTAGAACCAGCTCGCAGAGGCCTGAACCCCGCCCATCTTGCCCTCTGCTGGACACGGTAGGTGCTCAGGAAACATCTATGGGATAGGTCAGCAATGCAGATGGGGACTGCAGCAGCCTCTCACAAAACTGGAGGCCGTGGGCTTCTTTTCTACTTGCTCAGAAGACCAAGCTGAATCCCCACGAACCCTTCGATCCAGCCCAAGAACCAGGACAATGGGCATGGCTGTAACCAGGAGCATCACA
Encoded proteins:
- the NUDT16L1 gene encoding tudor-interacting repair regulator protein isoform X2; the encoded protein is MSAAVPELKQISRVEAMRLGPGWSHSCHAMLYAANPGQLFGRIPMRFSVLMQMRFDGLLGFPGGFVDRRFWSLEDGLNRVLGLGLGCLRLTEADYLSSHLTEGPHRVVAHLYARQLTLEQLHAVEISAVHSRDHGLEVLGLVRVPLYTQKDRVGGFPNFLSNAFISTAKYQLLFALKALKMMPEEKLAEAVAAATEKQKKALEKLLPSSS
- the NUDT16L1 gene encoding tudor-interacting repair regulator protein isoform X3 — protein: MSAAVPELKQISRVEAMRLGPGWSHSCHAMLYAANPGQLFGRIPMRFSVLVLGLVRVPLYTQKDRVGGFPNFLSNAFISTAKYQLLFALKALKMMPEEKLAEAVAAATEKQKKALEKLLPSSS
- the NUDT16L1 gene encoding tudor-interacting repair regulator protein isoform X1 produces the protein MSAAVPELKQISRVEAMRLGPGWSHSCHAMLYAANPGQLFGRIPMRFSVLMQMRFDGLLGFPGGFVDRRFWSLEDGLNRVLGLGLGCLRLTEADYLSSHLTEGPHRVVAHLYARQLTLEQLHAVEISAVHSRDHGLEVGPPPGPRPPPRALALAPRKASMGAGSCAGSALHPEGPSWWLSQLPEQRLHQYSQIPAPLRPQGAQDDARGEAG